In the Lepisosteus oculatus isolate fLepOcu1 chromosome 6, fLepOcu1.hap2, whole genome shotgun sequence genome, one interval contains:
- the tmem200ca gene encoding transmembrane protein 200C, with translation MIATGGLLRISARRQDSLRSKNRAQNKRKRKPKKKRKNDVVVVKGKLKLCSVSGLIAAIGILVLLVGIAMAIMGYWPRNSPVYQDVRQSKNSPNNRKTVLESNNQTSNRHIYQTDRDSLKNNHSNSTSVDTSSSLGFFAEFLERYLYSDKLKVFGPLIMGIGIFLFICANAVLHENRDKKTKIINLRDIYSTVIDIHSLRTKDCTPLNGFVNYVQSRSVDVKSGGSYSAAMLAKSSWPSTVSAAVKQQDQGESIQAVRRHSGARQQTVSREGQSFTDTVYSIYREQTRTTERAPVAKKWETRSIVTSSINAFTLPVIKLNNCVLEENSAKPPESTDSKDLKSKAVVCDLEETDVSSANSGNTETKVETSKTNVFSPEESAAIHKSTSSLQGAQRTSPQGSQVQLLPPSPSRRGMGSHLSLSALSDYSKSVDLGDCPSRADDQKGERCRRLSCPRLERSNSKGYIKLGEAGGESFESSDPVASRSGVSKEADRQEGSDTDPDLQESSDEPPKGITRQYTNKEKLLMISKSGASLSLDNEDLESTGV, from the coding sequence ATGATAGCAACTGGAGGTCTGCTTCGGATTTCAGCCAGAAGACAGGATTCTCTCCGATCCAAAAATCGCGCGCAGAACAAGAGGAAAAGGAAaccaaagaagaaaagaaagaatgaTGTTGTTGTGGTCAAGGGCAAATTGAAGCTGTGTTCTGTCTCTGGGCTGATTGCCGCCATTGGAATATTAGTGTTGCTTGTAGGAATAGCCATGGCTATAATGGGTTACTGGCCCAGGAACAGTCCAGTTTATCAAGATGTCCGACAGTCGAAAAACTCACCAAATAACAGAAAGACAGTATTGGAGTCAAATAATCAGACAAGCAATAGACATATTTACCAAACGGACAGAGATTCGCTGAAAAACAATCATTCTAACAGCACCTCTGTGGACACTTCTTCATCTTTAGGCTTTTTTGCTGAATTTCTGGAGAGGTATTTGTATTCGGACAAGTTGAAGGTCTTTGGCCCGCTGATCATGGGCATTggcattttccttttcatttgtgCCAATGCTGTCCTTCATGAGAACAGAGACAAAAAGACGAAAATTATCAACCTGAGGGACATTTACTCAACAGTCATAGATATTCACAGTTTACGGACTAAAGACTGCACACCACTTAATGGCTTTGTCAACTACGTGCAGTCAAGGAGTGTGGACGTGAAGTCTGGTGGATCTTATAGCGCTGCCATGCTAGCCAAGAGCTCATGGCCTTCTACAGTTTCTGCGGCAGTCAAGCAACAAGATCAGGGTGAAAGCATTCAAGCAGTGAGGCGGCACTCGGGAGCCAGACAACAGACTGTTTCTAGAGAGGGGCAGAGCTTTACAGACAcggtctacagtatatacagggaACAAACCAGGACAACTGAAAGGGCACCCGTGGCAAAAAAGTGGGAGACAAGATCGATTGTTACTTCTTCCATCAATGCTTTTACCCTCCCAGTGATCAAGCTTAACAACTGTGTGTTAGAGGAAAACAGCGCTAAGCCACCAGAGAGCACAGACTCAAAagacctgaaaagcaaagcagtcGTTTGTGACTTGGAAGAGACTGATGTGAGCAGTGCCAACAGTGGTAACACTGAAACCAAGGTGGAGACCTCAAAGACCAACGTGTTTTCCCCGGAAGAATCGGCAGCCATTCACAAGAGCACAAGTAGCTTGCAAGGGGCTCAGCGGACCTCTCCACAGGGCTCACAGGTCCAGTTGCTCCCTCCGTCTCCCAGCCGGAGGGGAATGGGATCCCACCTTTCCCTCAGCGCCCTTTCCGATTACTCGAAGTCTGTAGACCTCGGTGATTGTCCGTCGAGAGCTGATGACCAGAAGGGGGAAAGATGTAGGCGCCTAAGCTGCCCCCGTCTGGAACGGTCGAACAGTAAGGGTTACATAAAACTTGGAGAAGCTGGAGGAGAGTCCTTTGAATCTTCTGATCCTGTTGCCTCCCGCAGTGGAGTCTCTAAGGAAGCAGACAGACAGGAGGGGAGCGATACAGATCCAGATCTCCAAGAGAGTTCTGATGAGCCCCCAAAAGGGATAACCAGGCAATATACAAACAAGGAGAAACTTCTAATGATCTCCAAGTCAGGCGCTTCCCTGAGCTTGGACAATGAAGATCTTGAAAGCACGGGTGTTTGA